Proteins encoded by one window of Haematobia irritans isolate KBUSLIRL chromosome 2, ASM5000362v1, whole genome shotgun sequence:
- the LOC142225916 gene encoding uncharacterized protein LOC142225916 produces MEQNEKQVSSDFTSSLLKLTHNNKYIISHITMVALKYVKYAKEILRDFENFLKTINPGLSLSMLYVLDSITKNDLSRTYAQLFSTRIVDIFCGVFLNVDEKTRESMYALRHTWYNIFPENQLYSLDVSIHDLDSNWPITAKKPSKYIQSESDLMKNDKSTEYVEEYLEDSEPTLCSLEIEIMNENFEMDQTNLPPSLWHNGQEHTLLSNTFEASVRDTDPLKTSIVNSSEIDESNGDYSLQFQIDEITQIPMEADFQNHVDKFDMESIGEGNSVAANIARVGSFGNINLPLYNWKRPFCNNKRRIPQKLVASVCMAAHQFLMMAVDFEQCTIVRNPTNSYLAERNHKGRFATCFEDLVRCEDKFKENFHMDVETFFCLFGMVHGRLKHKKMTRPIDGITPKEKLAVTLEYFACGTLQRHIASAYRISKQHFGKIVDEVCSAICEVLIDEIPPMTNFNIQRNADTFIKWNFPNCVGAIDGKHISIKCPKKSGSMFYNYKGFFSIVLLAVSDGDYRFVYFDVGAYGSEGDANIFSKCALGKAIMENRLNFPVHEENSTPYTFVADDAFPLQQRIMKPYKPSKNNALDENKQIFNYRLSRARRCIENAFGIMCSKSYCLSKTMSCGPDRAKSIIKTCAYLHNFLLRTRRDKYCPTNLADRENRRGQVLNGNFRNVISRDSLFFSDILPASRGRVDGSGSAVRERIMEFVNSQEGSVPWQRKKAFLE; encoded by the exons atggagcaaaacgaaaaacaagtTTCGAGCGATTTTACATCTAGTTTGCTAAAACTAACACACAATAATAAATACATAATTAGCCATATAACAATGGTAGCATTAAAATATGTGAAATatgctaaagaaattttgcgagattttgaaaattttttaaaaacaattaatcCGGGCTTGAGCTTGTCGATGCTTTACGTATTAGACTCAATAACGAAAAATGATCTAAGTCGTACATATGCACAATTGTTCAGCACGAGGATTGTTGACATATTTTGTGGAGTTTTTTTGAAT GTTGATGAAAAAACGAGGGAATCGATGTATGCTTTAAGGCATACCTGGTATAACATTTTTCCCGAAAATCAGTTATATAGTTTAGATGTGAGCATCCATGACCTTGATAGCAACTGGCCAATTACAGCTAAAAAGCCGTCTAAATATATTCAATCTGAATCGGATTTGATG AAAAACGACAAAAGCACTGAATATGTGGAAGAATATTTGGAGGATTCAGAGCCTACACTTTGTTCTTTGGAAATAGaaataatgaatgaaaattttgaaatggacCAAACGAACTTGCCGCCTTCATTGTGGCATAACGGACAAGAACATACATTGCTCTCAAAT ACTTTTGAAGCCTCAGTTAGAGATACAGATCCCTTAAAAACTTCTATAGTTAACTCTTCTGAAATAGACGAGAGTAACGGTGATTATTCACTACAATTTCAAATTGATGAAATAACACAAATTCCTATG GAAGCCGATTTCCAAAACCATGTAGATAAGTTTGACATGGAAAGCATTGGTGAAGGAAATTCAGTTGCAGCTAACATTGCACGAGTAGGGTCTTTTGGGAACATAAACTTGCCACTATATAATTGGAAACGaccattttgtaataacaaaagaagaattccccaaaaatTAGTTGCATCTGTTTGTATGGCCGCCCACCAATTTCTTATGATGGCAGTTGATTTTGAGCAATGCACTATTGTACGCAATCCCACGAATTCGTATCTAGCTGAAAGAAATCACAAAGGACGTTTTGCGACTTGt TTTGAAGACCTTGTtcggtgtgaagataaattcaaggAGAATTTCCATATGGATgttgaaacttttttttgtctctTTGGAATGGTTCATGGACGTTTAAAACATAAGAAAATGACTCGTCCGATTGATGGCATAACCCCAAAAGAAAAACTAGCTGTTACATTGGA ATATTTTGCATGTGGAACTTTACAAAGGCATATTGCGTCGGCATATCGGATTAGTAAGCAGCACTTTGGTAAGATTGTAGATGAAGTGTGCAGTGCAATATGTGAAGTCTTGATCGACGAAATTCCACCAATGACGAATTTTAACATACAACGAAATGCCGATACGTTTATAAAGTGGAATTTTCCAAATTGCGTTGGTGCAATCGACGGCAAGcatatttccataaaatgtcCGAAAAAATCGGGAAGCATGTTTTATAATTACAAG GGATTCTTCAGCATAGTGCTTCTTGCAGTGTCAGATGGAGATTACCGTTTTGTATATTTCGACGTTGGAGCATATGGATCGGAAGGagatgcaaatattttttcaaaatgtgcaCTTGGCAAAGCTATAATGGAGAATCGATTGAATTTCCCCGTACACGAAGAAAACAGTACTCCTTATACTTTCGTTGCTGACGATGCGTTTCCCCTTCAACAACGAATAATGAAGCCATATAAGCCAAGTAAAAACAACGCTTTGgacgaaaataaacaaatttttaattatagacTTAGCAGAGCTAGACGATGCATTGAAAATGCTTTTGGAATAATGTGCTCTAAAAGCTACTGTCTTTCTAAAACAATGTCGTGTGGTCCGGACAGAGCAAAGTCTATAATTAAAACTTGTGCTTACCTTCATAATTTCTTGTTGAGAACCAGAAGAGATAAATATTGCCCAACTAATTTAGCCGATAGGGAAAACAGAAGAGGACAAGTATTAAATGGGAATTTCAGAAATGTTATTAGTAGAGATTCCCTATTCTTTTCTGACATATTGCCAGCTTCCCGGGGAAGAGTTGATGGGAGTGGATCTGCTGTGAGAGAAAGAATAATGGAATTTGTAAACTCTCAAGAGGGATCCGTACCATGGCAAAGGAAAAAAGCATTTTTGGAatga
- the LOC142223580 gene encoding uncharacterized protein LOC142223580, with product MENKGRKNKLSKEIKQKICSAVEKNIIIWKKTERNHSNRNAMKQAWELVSNEVGVSEKLCRIGWKSIMDSRRYRKKKSASSGSSCNLSLDMNLDCESSNESWDLTQSLDFLEDTSNQRSTFSTVVLETTTESEPLQNTQSSYSYDTSTSTSASSARMQYMKDMTENSYHIKESMDRMAGLAEQEQSPHAGFLHHIESIMDTFSSRELLIFKRRVSDIAYDMQQEQLENN from the exons atggaaaataaaggaagaaaaaacaagttgtctaaagaaataaagcaaaaaatatgcAGTGCTGTAGAAAAAAACATAATCATATGGAAAAAAACTGAGCGCAATCACTCGAATCGCAATGCGATGAAACAGGCGTGGGAGTTGGTGTCTAACGAAGTTGGGGTCAGCG AAAAATTGTGCCGGATTGGGTGGAAAAGTATAATGGATAGCCGACGGTATCGCAAGAAAAAATCAGCTTCATCGGGTAGCTCATGTAATTTAAGTTTGGATATGAATTTAGATTGTGAAAGTTCTAATGAGTCGTGGGATTTGACGCagtctctagattttttggaagaTACTTCTAATCAAAGAAG caCATTTTCAACAGTGGTGCTTGAAACAACTACTGAAAGTGAGCCTCTCCAAAATACGCAGTCATCTTATTCATAT gaTACATCGACATCTACTTCAGCTTCATCTGCTAGAATGCAATATATGAAGGACATGACGGAAAATAGTTACCATATCAAAGAAAGCATGGATCGAATGGCGGGTTTAGCAGAACAGGAACAGAGTCCTCATGCAGGCTTTCTACATCACATAGAATCGATAATGGATACATTTTCATCAAGGGAGCTGCTTATTTTTAAACGGCGTGTCAGTGATATAGCATATGATATGCAACAAGAACAACTAGAAAATAActag